The proteins below are encoded in one region of Rhizobacter sp.:
- a CDS encoding response regulator, with translation MKTDLNPSPRRAPLWHERHDAPTFIAGSRRTHVLVVEDDPVQALLLTLMLDHHGVDATLVTDGEQAVAAVKAGGYTLVLMDYLMPVANGIEATRQIRQWEREHHRMRTPIVAVTASAMSTECEAYRAAGMDDVILKPFSARALADVLARHGGTRPQGAFVHGAVS, from the coding sequence ATGAAGACCGACCTCAACCCCTCGCCACGCCGGGCGCCGCTCTGGCACGAGCGCCACGACGCTCCGACCTTCATCGCCGGCAGCCGCCGCACCCACGTGCTGGTGGTGGAAGACGACCCGGTGCAGGCGCTGCTGCTCACGCTGATGCTCGACCACCACGGCGTCGACGCCACGCTCGTCACCGATGGCGAGCAGGCCGTCGCGGCGGTGAAGGCCGGGGGCTACACGCTGGTGCTGATGGACTACCTGATGCCGGTGGCCAACGGCATCGAGGCCACGCGGCAAATCCGCCAGTGGGAGCGCGAGCACCATCGCATGCGCACGCCCATCGTCGCCGTCACGGCGAGCGCGATGAGCACCGAATGCGAGGCCTACCGCGCGGCGGGGATGGATGATGTGATCCTCAAACCTTTCTCGGCCCGCGCCCTGGCCGACGTGCTGGCCCGCCACGGCGGCACACGACCCCAGGGTGCCTTTGTTCACGGAGCAGTGTCATGA
- a CDS encoding zinc-dependent peptidase translates to MALLVAWFAGQPLWVALRRARVRRQPFPQAWREILRRRVPYVRHLPADLQLQLKKHIQVFVAEKPFIGCAGLTVTDEMRITIAAQACLLLLNRRRPAYYPLLRQVLVYPGAFAVDRVHADGSGVLQEQRLALSGESWSQGQVILSWQDTLDGAASPGDGQNVVIHEFAHQLDQENGAANGAPHVPGRRARECWAQVMTAEFAQLQSAVEGGMPTLLNPYGATHPAEFFAVASEVFFEQPQALAERHPALYDELARCYRLNPLSWS, encoded by the coding sequence ATGGCGCTGCTCGTGGCCTGGTTCGCCGGCCAGCCGCTGTGGGTGGCGCTGCGGCGTGCGCGTGTACGCCGCCAGCCGTTTCCACAGGCCTGGCGCGAGATCCTGCGCCGCCGAGTGCCCTATGTGCGGCACCTGCCGGCTGACCTGCAGCTGCAGCTGAAGAAGCACATCCAGGTGTTCGTGGCCGAGAAGCCCTTCATCGGCTGCGCTGGCCTCACGGTCACCGACGAGATGCGCATCACCATCGCGGCGCAGGCCTGCCTGCTGCTGCTCAACCGGCGGCGGCCGGCGTATTACCCGTTGTTGCGGCAGGTGCTGGTCTACCCCGGCGCCTTTGCCGTCGACCGGGTGCATGCCGATGGCAGCGGTGTGCTGCAGGAGCAGCGGCTCGCGCTCTCGGGCGAGTCGTGGTCGCAGGGCCAGGTGATCCTGTCGTGGCAAGACACGCTCGACGGCGCCGCCTCGCCGGGCGATGGGCAGAACGTGGTGATCCACGAGTTCGCGCACCAGCTCGACCAGGAAAACGGTGCTGCCAACGGCGCCCCGCACGTGCCCGGCCGCCGCGCGCGCGAATGCTGGGCGCAGGTGATGACGGCCGAGTTCGCGCAGCTGCAGTCGGCCGTCGAGGGCGGCATGCCGACGCTGCTCAACCCCTATGGCGCCACCCACCCGGCCGAGTTCTTCGCGGTGGCGAGCGAGGTCTTCTTCGAGCAGCCGCAGGCGCTGGCCGAGCGGCACCCCGCGCTGTATGACGAGCTCGCGCGCTGCTACCGGCTGAACCCGCTGTCCTGGTCGTGA
- a CDS encoding DUF2845 domain-containing protein, translated as MMSPRDQAALVLAAVAALTATHSQAQSMRCKNDLANVGEGKASVLQKCGEPVHRESFCKPVAQTPTPAPGGTTIVNVTPCETVDEWTYNPGRGQFMTTLRFESGRLAAISYGDRVK; from the coding sequence ATGATGAGCCCCCGTGACCAGGCCGCCCTCGTGCTGGCGGCCGTCGCCGCGTTGACGGCAACGCACAGCCAGGCGCAATCGATGCGCTGCAAGAACGACCTCGCCAACGTCGGCGAGGGCAAGGCCTCGGTTCTGCAGAAATGCGGCGAGCCGGTGCACCGCGAGTCGTTCTGCAAGCCCGTCGCGCAGACGCCGACCCCGGCCCCAGGCGGCACGACCATCGTCAACGTGACGCCCTGCGAGACCGTCGACGAGTGGACCTACAACCCCGGGCGAGGCCAGTTCATGACCACCCTGCGCTTCGAGTCGGGCCGGCTCGCGGCCATCTCCTATGGCGATCGGGTGAAGTAG
- a CDS encoding DUF4334 domain-containing protein produces the protein MSAETQLLEMIATKAAYPASMLMPLFDQLKPISAAEIIGMWRGGKFDGGKDPDPIKWYGKRFVSREHVDPLMCRAEDGSIYSYDKLGFAQLREVAHNGVVSAALIYDKQPIMDYFRKVTDNVIIGLGDIKGKPLDFFFHLTRE, from the coding sequence ATGAGTGCAGAGACCCAACTGCTGGAGATGATCGCCACCAAGGCCGCCTACCCGGCCTCGATGCTGATGCCCCTCTTCGACCAGCTCAAGCCCATCAGCGCCGCCGAGATCATCGGCATGTGGCGCGGCGGCAAGTTCGACGGCGGCAAGGACCCCGACCCGATCAAGTGGTACGGCAAGCGCTTCGTCTCGCGCGAGCACGTCGACCCGCTGATGTGTCGCGCCGAAGACGGCTCCATCTATTCCTACGACAAGCTCGGCTTCGCGCAGCTGCGCGAGGTGGCGCACAACGGCGTGGTGTCGGCCGCGCTGATCTACGACAAGCAGCCGATCATGGATTACTTCCGCAAGGTCACCGACAACGTGATCATCGGCCTCGGCGACATCAAGGGGAAGCCGCTGGACTTCTTCTTCCACCTCACCCGCGAGTGA
- a CDS encoding carboxymuconolactone decarboxylase family protein, whose translation MPRIPCITDEEAGPPELVEAIRKRRGGRLAELDRLLLYSTPFATGWGLMMGRVRTELSLSPLLREIGMLGVAVLNGAEYEFHHHSQPFLDAGGTPAQLEALRKLPAIDASRFNATERAALQLTVEMTRDVKVADATFAAARAALANDTHLVELIAVISSYNMVSRFLVALDLTPE comes from the coding sequence ATGCCCCGCATTCCCTGCATCACCGACGAAGAGGCCGGCCCGCCCGAGCTGGTCGAAGCGATCCGCAAACGCCGTGGCGGCCGGCTCGCCGAGCTCGACCGGCTGCTGCTCTACAGCACCCCGTTCGCCACCGGCTGGGGCTTGATGATGGGTCGCGTGCGCACCGAGCTGTCGCTGTCGCCCTTGCTGCGCGAGATCGGCATGCTGGGCGTGGCGGTGCTCAACGGTGCGGAGTACGAGTTCCACCACCACAGCCAGCCCTTTCTCGACGCGGGTGGCACGCCCGCGCAGCTCGAGGCTTTGCGCAAGCTGCCGGCGATCGACGCCTCGCGCTTCAACGCCACCGAGCGGGCCGCACTGCAACTCACGGTGGAGATGACACGCGACGTGAAAGTGGCCGATGCCACCTTCGCCGCGGCGCGTGCGGCGCTCGCCAACGACACCCACCTCGTCGAGCTGATCGCGGTGATCTCGTCCTACAACATGGTGTCGCGCTTCCTCGTGGCGCTCGACCTCACGCCTGAATAG
- a CDS encoding SDR family oxidoreductase: MSDLPARGLTQPDPARHVFDETLGRAPARGRMQGRSVLVVGAGQQVVPDDPSPPTGNGRAIAVLLAREGAHVACLDRDAAAAQATVDLIQREGGQAFPVIADVAQPPDIERAVQESLAAMGKLDGLVINVGIGGPPLLAGQTPDAWDAAMAVNLRAHMLFCRAGLPVLAPGSAIVFISSTASLRPGTRIPSYDTSKAALAGLCRHVALEGEALGVRANVLAPGPIDTPLGRNASARRPARAAQRLPFGREGTAWEVGYATLFLLSHEASFVNAQVIVADGGITGLQLR; the protein is encoded by the coding sequence ATGAGCGATCTTCCCGCCCGCGGCCTCACGCAGCCCGACCCCGCCCGCCACGTCTTCGACGAAACCCTGGGCCGCGCCCCCGCGCGCGGGCGCATGCAGGGCCGCTCGGTGCTCGTGGTCGGCGCCGGCCAGCAGGTGGTGCCCGACGACCCGTCGCCGCCCACCGGCAATGGCCGCGCCATCGCGGTGCTGCTCGCGCGCGAAGGCGCGCACGTGGCCTGCCTCGACCGCGATGCCGCGGCGGCGCAGGCGACGGTCGACCTGATCCAGCGCGAAGGCGGCCAGGCCTTTCCCGTGATCGCCGACGTGGCGCAGCCGCCCGACATCGAGCGTGCGGTGCAGGAGAGCCTGGCGGCGATGGGAAAGCTCGACGGCCTGGTCATCAACGTCGGCATCGGCGGCCCGCCGCTGCTGGCCGGCCAGACGCCCGACGCGTGGGACGCCGCGATGGCCGTCAACCTGCGCGCCCACATGCTTTTCTGCCGAGCCGGCCTGCCGGTGCTGGCACCCGGCAGCGCCATCGTCTTCATCTCGTCGACGGCGAGCCTGCGCCCCGGCACGCGCATCCCGTCGTATGACACCTCAAAGGCCGCGCTCGCCGGGCTGTGTCGCCACGTGGCCCTCGAAGGCGAAGCGCTCGGCGTGCGCGCCAACGTGCTCGCCCCCGGCCCCATCGACACCCCGCTCGGCCGCAACGCCAGCGCCCGCCGCCCGGCCCGCGCGGCGCAACGCCTGCCCTTCGGCCGCGAAGGCACGGCGTGGGAGGTGGGCTACGCCACACTCTTCCTCCTCTCGCACGAGGCTTCGTTCGTCAACGCCCAGGTGATCGTGGCCGACGGCGGCATCACCGGCCTGCAGCTGCGCTGA
- a CDS encoding 3-oxoacid CoA-transferase subunit B, translating to MSHTPLTRMQMAQRVAQDIPDGSYVNLGIGIPTLIAKCLPTEREVILHSENGILGMGPGPAQITDVSLINASKEQVTLLPGAALFDHVLSFAMMRGGHLDLTVLGGFQVSQNGDLANWDTGAPGAIPAVGGAMDLAVGARRMFVVMEHVDKQGRPKLVRECSYPLTGRGVVDRVYTDLAVIDVDAGELRVREIVPGLDFDGLQALTDARLTNALSTHDRR from the coding sequence ATGAGTCATACACCGTTGACACGCATGCAGATGGCCCAGCGCGTGGCGCAGGACATCCCCGACGGTTCGTATGTGAACCTCGGCATCGGCATCCCCACGCTGATCGCGAAGTGCCTGCCGACCGAACGCGAGGTCATCCTGCACAGCGAGAACGGCATCCTCGGCATGGGCCCGGGGCCGGCGCAGATCACCGACGTGAGCCTCATCAACGCGAGCAAGGAGCAGGTCACGCTCCTGCCCGGCGCAGCGCTCTTCGACCATGTGCTCTCGTTCGCGATGATGCGCGGCGGCCACCTCGACCTCACCGTGCTCGGCGGCTTCCAGGTGTCGCAGAACGGCGACCTCGCCAACTGGGACACCGGCGCCCCCGGCGCCATCCCGGCGGTCGGCGGCGCGATGGACCTCGCCGTGGGCGCTCGCCGCATGTTCGTGGTGATGGAGCACGTCGACAAGCAAGGCCGCCCGAAGCTCGTGCGCGAGTGCAGCTACCCGCTCACCGGCCGCGGCGTGGTGGACCGCGTGTACACCGACCTCGCGGTGATCGACGTTGACGCCGGCGAGCTGCGGGTGCGCGAGATCGTGCCGGGGCTGGACTTTGATGGACTGCAGGCCTTGACGGATGCACGATTGACGAACGCCCTCTCAACACACGACAGACGATGA
- a CDS encoding 3-oxoacid CoA-transferase subunit A, whose amino-acid sequence MLDKTVATLADAVRGVHDGATLLVGGFGVSGVPQELLCALLEQGARDLVVVNNNGGNGPRGLSQLIEAGRVRKVITSYARSANPARPSAQALAEAYHAGRVELECVPQGTIAERLRAAGAGIGPFFTPVSYGTPLAEGKEARVIDGIGYVLEHPLHGDFAFVKAQAADRHGNLVFKNAERNFGHVMATAAKTTVVQVEEIVPLGAIAPEQVMLPGIFVQRVVQCRHEPWI is encoded by the coding sequence ATGCTCGACAAGACCGTCGCCACCTTGGCCGACGCCGTGCGCGGCGTGCACGACGGCGCCACGCTGCTCGTGGGCGGCTTCGGCGTCTCGGGCGTGCCGCAGGAGCTCCTGTGCGCGCTGCTCGAACAGGGCGCGCGCGATCTCGTGGTCGTCAACAACAACGGCGGCAATGGGCCCAGGGGCCTGAGCCAGCTGATCGAAGCCGGGCGTGTGCGCAAGGTGATCACCTCGTATGCGCGCTCGGCCAACCCGGCGCGGCCGAGTGCGCAGGCGCTGGCCGAGGCCTACCACGCGGGGCGTGTCGAACTCGAATGCGTGCCGCAGGGCACCATCGCCGAGCGGCTGCGCGCAGCCGGCGCCGGCATCGGGCCCTTCTTCACGCCGGTGTCGTATGGCACGCCGCTCGCCGAAGGCAAGGAGGCACGCGTGATCGACGGCATCGGCTACGTGCTCGAACACCCGCTGCACGGCGACTTCGCCTTCGTGAAAGCGCAGGCCGCCGACCGCCACGGCAACCTCGTCTTCAAGAACGCCGAGCGCAACTTCGGCCACGTGATGGCCACCGCCGCGAAGACGACGGTGGTGCAGGTGGAAGAGATCGTGCCGCTCGGTGCCATCGCGCCCGAGCAGGTGATGCTGCCCGGGATCTTCGTGCAGCGGGTGGTGCAATGCCGTCACGAGCCGTGGATATGA
- a CDS encoding acetyl-CoA carboxylase biotin carboxyl carrier protein subunit, which yields MPQIESPLTGRVLSVLVAEGDAVTPSMSLMLIESMKMEIPLEAETSGVVARVLVAEGDEISEGQAVIALS from the coding sequence ATGCCCCAGATCGAATCCCCCCTCACCGGCCGCGTGCTGTCGGTCCTCGTCGCCGAAGGCGATGCCGTCACGCCCAGCATGTCGCTGATGCTCATCGAGTCGATGAAGATGGAGATCCCGCTCGAAGCCGAGACTTCCGGCGTCGTTGCCCGCGTGCTGGTGGCCGAGGGCGACGAGATCAGCGAAGGCCAGGCGGTCATCGCGCTCTCGTAA
- a CDS encoding methylmalonyl-CoA carboxyltransferase, whose product MSSPWQAELDELAKRQQLAARMGGDEKLKRHRDNGKLPVRERIAALVDDGSFIEVGGLAGSGQYDERGQLKDFTPSNVLMGRAQVAQRSVVVVGDDFTVRGGANDGAVGDKLIVAEQMAHDLKLPLIRLVDGTGGGGSVKNIELKGHTLLPKLKAWPYIARNLATVPVVSLGLGSVAGMGAARVSAAHYSLMVKDISQVFVAGPPVVERTGQKIGKNELGGSHIHTRNGVVDDEVASEAEGFARARRFLSYLPSSVHGLPPRSDVGREQASDPTLLRNAIPKNPRAVYKVRSIVESVVDAGSFMEIGRHWGRAIATGLARLDGWPVAVIASDPYHYGGAFDRLSAEKYTRFIDFAELFHLPVINFVDIPGFRIGLEAEEEGVMRAGVRALTALSQTTVPWCSFILRKAFGVAAASHQHPERFAFRYAWPSAQWGSLPIEGGLEVAYKAEIEGAADPEAKRAEIEDRVRGLTSPFRSAEAFVVEDIVDPADTRKLAVEFANLAAPLRVAGVTRFAFRP is encoded by the coding sequence ATGAGCTCTCCCTGGCAGGCCGAACTCGATGAACTGGCGAAGCGCCAGCAGCTTGCCGCGCGCATGGGCGGCGACGAGAAGCTCAAGCGGCACCGCGACAACGGCAAGCTGCCGGTGCGCGAGCGCATCGCGGCGCTCGTGGACGACGGTTCGTTCATCGAGGTCGGCGGCCTGGCCGGCAGCGGCCAGTACGACGAGCGGGGGCAGCTGAAGGACTTCACCCCGTCCAACGTGCTGATGGGCCGCGCGCAGGTGGCGCAGCGGTCGGTGGTGGTGGTCGGTGACGACTTCACCGTGCGCGGCGGCGCCAACGATGGCGCGGTGGGCGACAAGCTCATCGTCGCCGAGCAGATGGCGCACGACCTGAAGCTGCCGCTGATCCGCCTGGTCGACGGCACCGGCGGTGGCGGCTCGGTGAAGAACATCGAGCTCAAGGGCCACACGCTGCTCCCGAAGCTCAAGGCCTGGCCCTACATCGCGCGCAACCTGGCCACCGTGCCGGTGGTGTCGCTCGGCCTCGGCTCGGTGGCCGGCATGGGCGCGGCGCGTGTCTCGGCGGCGCACTACTCGTTGATGGTGAAAGACATCTCGCAGGTCTTCGTCGCCGGCCCGCCGGTGGTGGAGCGCACCGGCCAGAAGATCGGCAAGAACGAACTCGGCGGCAGCCACATCCACACCCGCAACGGCGTCGTCGACGACGAGGTGGCGAGCGAGGCCGAGGGCTTTGCGCGGGCGCGGCGCTTCCTCTCCTACCTGCCGTCGTCGGTGCACGGGTTGCCGCCTCGCAGCGACGTGGGACGCGAGCAGGCGAGCGATCCCACCCTGCTGCGCAACGCGATCCCGAAGAACCCGCGCGCCGTCTACAAGGTGCGCAGCATCGTGGAATCGGTGGTCGATGCTGGCAGCTTCATGGAGATCGGCCGCCACTGGGGCCGTGCCATCGCCACGGGCCTCGCGCGCCTCGACGGCTGGCCGGTGGCGGTGATCGCGAGCGACCCGTATCACTACGGCGGTGCGTTCGACCGGCTGAGCGCCGAGAAGTACACCCGCTTCATCGATTTCGCCGAGCTCTTCCACCTGCCGGTCATCAACTTCGTCGACATCCCGGGCTTCCGCATCGGCCTCGAAGCCGAAGAGGAAGGCGTGATGCGGGCCGGCGTGCGCGCGCTCACGGCCTTGTCGCAGACGACGGTGCCCTGGTGCAGCTTCATCCTGCGCAAGGCCTTCGGCGTGGCCGCGGCCTCGCACCAGCACCCGGAGCGTTTTGCCTTCCGCTATGCGTGGCCCTCGGCGCAATGGGGCTCGCTGCCCATCGAGGGTGGCCTCGAAGTCGCCTACAAGGCCGAGATCGAAGGCGCCGCCGACCCCGAGGCCAAGCGCGCCGAGATCGAGGACCGAGTGCGCGGCCTGACCTCGCCCTTCCGCAGCGCCGAGGCCTTTGTGGTCGAAGACATCGTCGACCCGGCCGACACGCGCAAGCTGGCCGTCGAGTTCGCCAACCTCGCGGCGCCCTTGCGCGTGGCCGGCGTGACGCGATTCGCCTTCCGCCCGTGA
- a CDS encoding tripartite tricarboxylate transporter substrate binding protein, with the protein MTPRKARRALCLAAVLCAAVGAAPAQAQGYPAKPIRFVVGFSPGSSIDTVARIVAEHLKTKLGQPVTVDNRTGANGMLAASELARSPADGYTVLVSNSSTITVNPLLYGKKMAYDVERDLAPVSLVVSVPFILTVNPEKDTTAKVMNVPDFVKAAKANSLAYGSAGIGNLTQLSMELLAQQSGMKITHVPYKGSAPAQLALLGKEVDAAFDNPAAMQQIKAGKLRAIAVSSAQRWRDLPEVPSIAEQGYPGYDISFWVGAFVPANTPPAVVKVLADAMKAATEDPATRALLAQQGNILALGPKDFAARIKSETAQYAEIIKRSNIELKE; encoded by the coding sequence ATGACCCCTCGCAAGGCCAGAAGAGCTCTTTGCCTCGCCGCGGTGCTGTGCGCCGCGGTGGGTGCCGCCCCCGCGCAGGCGCAGGGCTACCCGGCCAAGCCGATCCGCTTCGTGGTGGGCTTCAGCCCCGGCAGCTCGATCGACACCGTGGCGCGCATCGTGGCCGAGCACCTGAAGACGAAGCTCGGCCAGCCGGTCACCGTCGACAACCGCACCGGCGCCAACGGCATGCTCGCGGCGAGCGAACTCGCCCGCTCGCCCGCCGACGGCTACACCGTGCTCGTGAGCAACTCCAGCACCATCACCGTCAACCCGCTGCTCTACGGCAAGAAGATGGCCTACGACGTGGAGCGCGACCTCGCGCCGGTGTCGCTGGTGGTGTCGGTGCCCTTCATCCTGACCGTCAACCCCGAGAAGGACACGACGGCCAAGGTGATGAACGTGCCCGACTTCGTGAAGGCCGCGAAGGCGAATTCGCTCGCCTACGGCTCGGCCGGCATCGGCAATCTCACGCAGCTGAGCATGGAGCTGCTCGCGCAGCAGTCGGGCATGAAGATCACGCACGTGCCCTACAAGGGCTCGGCGCCGGCGCAGCTCGCCTTGCTCGGCAAGGAGGTCGACGCCGCCTTCGACAACCCGGCCGCGATGCAGCAGATCAAGGCCGGCAAGCTGCGCGCGATCGCGGTCTCGTCGGCGCAGCGCTGGCGCGACCTGCCCGAGGTGCCGAGCATCGCCGAGCAGGGTTATCCGGGCTACGACATCTCGTTCTGGGTGGGCGCCTTCGTGCCGGCGAACACGCCGCCTGCGGTGGTGAAGGTGCTGGCCGATGCGATGAAGGCTGCCACCGAAGACCCGGCCACCCGCGCCCTGCTCGCGCAGCAGGGGAACATCCTGGCGCTGGGGCCGAAAGACTTTGCCGCGCGCATCAAGAGCGAGACGGCGCAGTACGCCGAGATCATCAAGCGCTCCAACATCGAGCTGAAGGAATGA
- a CDS encoding helix-turn-helix domain-containing protein, which produces MPQRESKFHLAEHPPCLTTRVYSEVSVSHVLTPPTATTPVAPAPAVLAHDTPTVAPPPSAPADGVAAVDRALSIATTLARASAPLTLAELARRTGMYKSTLLRLLASLARAGLVVHRSDKRYALGPLAFLFGRSFEQTYGLKEGVQPVLEWLVSKGTESPSFHVRHGKDSRLCLFRIDSAHSTLDRVRAGDVLPLNRGAAGKVLQAFAGGLNVAGDTPLLHNSFGERDPLCGAVAAPVFGPAGILLGALSLSGPLERFSDLAVQRMNSLLFTAAETATRTLGGQWPVTSGQRLAG; this is translated from the coding sequence ATGCCACAAAGAGAATCGAAATTCCACTTAGCAGAACACCCTCCGTGCCTCACCACGCGGGTGTATTCGGAGGTCTCCGTGTCCCATGTCTTGACGCCCCCCACCGCCACCACCCCCGTGGCGCCCGCTCCTGCCGTGCTCGCGCACGACACGCCCACCGTGGCCCCTCCGCCCTCGGCCCCGGCCGACGGTGTGGCCGCGGTGGACCGTGCGCTGTCGATCGCCACCACGCTGGCCCGCGCCAGCGCGCCGCTCACGCTCGCGGAACTCGCGCGCCGCACCGGCATGTACAAGAGCACGCTGCTGCGCCTGCTGGCCTCGCTGGCGCGCGCCGGCCTCGTCGTGCACCGCAGCGACAAGCGCTACGCACTCGGGCCGCTGGCCTTCCTCTTCGGCCGCTCGTTCGAGCAGACCTACGGGCTCAAGGAGGGCGTGCAACCGGTGCTCGAATGGCTGGTGAGCAAGGGCACCGAAAGCCCGTCGTTCCACGTGCGGCACGGCAAGGATTCGCGCCTGTGCCTCTTCCGCATCGACTCGGCCCATTCCACGCTCGACCGCGTGCGCGCCGGCGACGTGCTGCCGCTCAACCGCGGCGCGGCCGGCAAGGTGCTGCAGGCATTTGCCGGTGGCCTCAACGTGGCCGGCGACACGCCGCTCTTGCACAACTCCTTCGGCGAGCGTGACCCGCTGTGCGGTGCGGTGGCCGCGCCGGTGTTCGGCCCGGCTGGCATCCTGCTGGGCGCGCTGTCGCTGTCGGGGCCGCTCGAGCGCTTCTCGGACCTCGCCGTGCAGCGCATGAACTCGCTGCTCTTCACTGCCGCCGAAACCGCCACACGCACGCTGGGCGGCCAGTGGCCGGTGACCTCGGGGCAACGGCTGGCCGGCTGA
- a CDS encoding alpha/beta hydrolase yields MSDTTLTVDPAIARAALAFLTPSPLAKAPSLDFLPGARRRLIDSPSGALAVAEWGDGPAVLLLHGWDGKASDLAAFAPPLLAAGHKVMAVNLPAHGDSAGERTSIPGSARAFVAAQDALGPLHAVVAHSIGTAVTVEAVALGLPAQRLALISAPARYAMYAKGFAAQAGLSPEQTEQMLQVLREMGVDVHAISTPRRAAGLQQPVLFAHSADDRVVPIADAEASHAKWAGPAQFLRLEGLGHRRILQAPEVVAAVTAFVTAP; encoded by the coding sequence ATGAGCGACACCACCTTGACCGTCGACCCTGCCATCGCGCGCGCGGCGCTGGCCTTTCTCACGCCCTCGCCGCTTGCCAAGGCGCCGTCGCTTGATTTCCTGCCCGGCGCGCGCCGTCGGCTGATCGACAGCCCAAGCGGCGCGCTGGCCGTGGCCGAGTGGGGCGACGGGCCGGCGGTGCTCTTGCTGCATGGCTGGGACGGCAAGGCCAGCGACCTCGCCGCGTTTGCGCCGCCGCTGCTGGCGGCCGGCCACAAGGTGATGGCCGTCAACCTGCCGGCGCACGGCGATTCGGCGGGCGAGCGCACCTCCATCCCGGGCTCGGCGCGGGCGTTCGTCGCAGCTCAGGACGCGCTGGGCCCGCTGCACGCGGTGGTGGCGCACTCCATCGGCACGGCGGTCACGGTGGAGGCGGTGGCGCTCGGCCTGCCGGCGCAGCGGCTTGCGCTGATCTCGGCGCCGGCGCGTTATGCGATGTATGCGAAGGGCTTCGCGGCGCAGGCCGGCCTGTCACCCGAGCAGACGGAGCAGATGCTGCAGGTGTTGCGCGAGATGGGTGTCGACGTGCACGCGATCTCCACGCCCCGCCGCGCTGCGGGTTTGCAGCAGCCGGTGCTCTTCGCCCACTCGGCCGACGACCGTGTGGTGCCGATCGCCGATGCCGAGGCCAGCCATGCGAAGTGGGCCGGGCCGGCGCAGTTCCTGCGGCTCGAGGGCCTTGGCCACCGGCGCATCCTGCAGGCGCCCGAGGTGGTGGCGGCGGTGACGGCTTTCGTCACCGCGCCCTGA
- a CDS encoding SDR family oxidoreductase, with amino-acid sequence MKRLEGKSAVVTGAASGIGRATAKLFAEQGAKVVAVDRAPEVEATVADIRAAGGTALALVRDTSQEEAVADYIETAVRQHGGLDVCFANAGVSGGMRAFDEWTVEEWNRILSINLVGTFLAIKYATRVMVPAGHGSIICTASVAGLRSGAGGPPYSASKAGVISLVQTSANQFGGTGVRINAICPGLIETGMTKPVFERARERGTENKIGQLNPLRRGGLPHEIAYAALFLVSDEASYVNGQAIPVDGGLSSSLPVVPPRM; translated from the coding sequence ATGAAACGTCTTGAAGGCAAATCCGCCGTCGTCACCGGCGCCGCCAGCGGCATCGGCCGCGCCACCGCCAAGCTTTTTGCCGAGCAGGGCGCCAAGGTGGTCGCTGTCGACCGCGCCCCTGAAGTCGAGGCCACCGTCGCCGACATCCGCGCGGCCGGCGGCACCGCCCTCGCGCTCGTGCGCGACACCTCGCAGGAGGAGGCGGTCGCCGACTACATCGAAACCGCAGTACGCCAGCACGGCGGGCTCGACGTGTGTTTCGCCAACGCCGGCGTGAGCGGCGGCATGCGCGCCTTCGACGAGTGGACGGTGGAGGAATGGAACCGCATCCTCTCGATCAACCTGGTCGGGACGTTTCTCGCGATCAAGTACGCCACCCGCGTGATGGTGCCGGCCGGGCACGGCTCGATCATCTGCACCGCGTCGGTGGCCGGGCTGCGCTCCGGGGCGGGCGGGCCGCCGTACAGCGCCAGCAAGGCGGGCGTGATCAGCCTGGTGCAGACGAGTGCGAACCAGTTTGGCGGCACCGGGGTGCGGATCAATGCGATCTGCCCGGGGTTGATCGAGACCGGGATGACGAAGCCGGTGTTCGAGCGGGCGCGCGAGCGGGGGACCGAGAACAAGATCGGGCAGCTGAACCCGCTGCGGCGTGGGGGCTTGCCACATGAGATTGCGTATGCGGCGCTGTTTCTGGTGAGCGATGAGGCGTCTTATGTGAATGGGCAGGCGATTCCGGTGGATGGGGGGTTGTCGTCTTCGTTGCCGGTGGTGCCGCCTCGGATGTGA